The Bacillus sp. Bos-x628 genome segment CAAGCACTTTGTTAACAGGTTTTACACTTGCAGCTTCTTCCTTCGATAAATAAAAAGTAAGAACAAATAATGGGATGAGGGCAGCAAGTAATAACCAACCAATGATTGCACGAAACATGAGGTCACTCACTTTCTTCAGATTTCTAGCCATATCGTACCATTCTTTTGCGGATACGAGAAGGTTATTTTTAGAAAAGAATGGGCGTGAAGCCTAGAGAATAGGCAGGACAAGCATGAAAAAAGAGCATCTGATTGATCATCAGACACTCCTTTCTTTTGTTTTTGAATGATAGCGGACTGCCCACAAAAATAGCGCACCAAAAAGAAAAATAACGGCGGTTACATAAAAGACTGCTGGAATTCCGTAATGACTTGCTACAATCCCGCCAATGACTGGACCAACCACATTCCCAAGAAAACGGAAGCTTACGTTATATCCGAGTACTTCACCTTGCATAGATGCAGGTGCTTTAATTCGTATGTACGCCGTTGTACATGGAATAATTCCGCCTAGTGTCATCCCGTATAGAAAACGGAATATAACCAGCATGCCATAGGAATCAGCTAGCGCTTGGGGGATAAATAAGATCGAAGAGAGGATGAGGAGTGCAAGCAGCACTTTATCATGTCCTATTCGATCTCCAAGATTTCCCCACTTTCGTGTAAAAAGCAAATTTCCAAGCCCTGTAGCGGAAAACGCCAGACCCGCAAAAAAAGCGAGATTTTCTGAACCGTGTAAATCATGAATGTACAGGGCTAAAAGCGGTTGAATGCTAAAGTTCCCCACTTGTGTAATAAATGTCAATAGCATAGTGACAACAAGCAAAGGCTGTTTCAAAATATGAGCGAGTACGTCCTTACGTGAGTAAGCGATGCGCTTTGCTTCTTTAGATTGGATCGGTTGTTCTTTGACACCGATGATAATCACGAAGGCTGATAAATAAATCACAGTAGCTGTTAAAAAAAACGTATAAATGAATCCGACGCTGTCTGCCATCAAGCCGCCCATTAATGGACCGAACAGCCCTCCGGCGACATTGCTCATCTGCATTGTCCCAAGTGTTTTCCCAGCAGTTGCCTTTTCGGTTTGAGCAGAGATAAGCGCCATAGAAGTGGAAATGAAGCCTGTCACAAGCCCCATGAATAGCCGAAGCGCAAATAGCTGGTAAACGGTTTGAACAAGTCCCATGAATAGAATACTTGTCGCAATCCCAATTCCGTTGATTAATAAAATCTTTTTGTAGCCATGCCGGTCTCCAATCCGCCCCCAAATAGGAGAAATAAGAAAGGCGGTTAAAAACGTGACCCCAAAGACGTAGCCGCTCCATCTTTGGACAAATTCATTAGAATAGCTACTATCAAGAGACGCTATGTATAGTGATAAAAAAGGAACGATCATTGTGATGCTGGCAGATACGAAAAAGTTCACAAACCACATGATGTATAAGTTTTTCTTTCTGTTTGTGATAAAACCACCTTCTTTATTTATTTCGTGTTCCTTAATAATTATAAAGGAAAGTAAACGATCTTTCATCTGATGAATAGGTTGGGCATAGTGAATCTGCATTATTTTCACGAAATTGAAGTGATTTCAAAGTCCGTCTTAATATAATAGTATCAGAGATGAAAAACAGCCGAGAAAGGGAGGTGAAACTGGTGGAACAGAAGACGCTGCTTGTGGTCGATTTTGAATTTACGATGCCTGACGGAAAGTATCATCCGCAAAATTTTTTCCCTGAAATTATTGAGGCTGGTGTCGTGAAAGCAACGAGTGAAAACATCGTAGATACCTTCTCAAGTTATGTGAAACCGAAAAAATTTCCGAAACTGACGAAGCGTTGTAAATCTTTTCTCGGAATTACGCAGCAAGATGTGGAAAGCGGGATTACATTTGAGGCGTTTATTGAAACGCTCATGTCACTTGATGGAGGAGAAGACTGTGATGTGATCACTTGGGGGAATATGGATATGAAAGTGCTGAAGCAAAACTGTATGCTCAATCATATTGCATTTCCATTTAAGGGAAATCTACGGGACCTGGCCTTTGAATATAAAACTTTTTTTGGTGACAGAACACTGACAGGACTTAGAACAGCGGCGAAGGAATACGGAAGTGAAGGAGCTGGTAAGCACCATAAAGCACTAGATGATGCCATGACAACTTATCAGCTATTTACACTATTTGAAAAAGACAGAGCCTATGTAGAAAATCCACAAACAACCAAAATTGGTGAACTCATCGATTTCTCTCATTTTTTTGATTCGACGGATTAGCGAGCGTCTTCTGGAAAATAGTCTTTCTCAAGGGAAGAAAGGCAAGCTCTCGATTTTTTAGCCCATTCAGAATCATCCGCGTTGAGCGATTTTTTTAATTTTTCTACAGCTTCTTTCAGTGACACTTGATAGTCAGGAATTTCGCCATTATACGGCTTGACCATATGGTGAGGAATATTCGTTTGTTCTCTAAATGCCAAAGCTCGTCTCTCTTGGAAAAAAGGCACTTCTG includes the following:
- a CDS encoding MFS transporter, which translates into the protein MWFVNFFVSASITMIVPFLSLYIASLDSSYSNEFVQRWSGYVFGVTFLTAFLISPIWGRIGDRHGYKKILLINGIGIATSILFMGLVQTVYQLFALRLFMGLVTGFISTSMALISAQTEKATAGKTLGTMQMSNVAGGLFGPLMGGLMADSVGFIYTFFLTATVIYLSAFVIIIGVKEQPIQSKEAKRIAYSRKDVLAHILKQPLLVVTMLLTFITQVGNFSIQPLLALYIHDLHGSENLAFFAGLAFSATGLGNLLFTRKWGNLGDRIGHDKVLLALLILSSILFIPQALADSYGMLVIFRFLYGMTLGGIIPCTTAYIRIKAPASMQGEVLGYNVSFRFLGNVVGPVIGGIVASHYGIPAVFYVTAVIFLFGALFLWAVRYHSKTKERSV
- the kapD gene encoding 3'-5' exonuclease KapD, producing the protein MEQKTLLVVDFEFTMPDGKYHPQNFFPEIIEAGVVKATSENIVDTFSSYVKPKKFPKLTKRCKSFLGITQQDVESGITFEAFIETLMSLDGGEDCDVITWGNMDMKVLKQNCMLNHIAFPFKGNLRDLAFEYKTFFGDRTLTGLRTAAKEYGSEGAGKHHKALDDAMTTYQLFTLFEKDRAYVENPQTTKIGELIDFSHFFDSTD
- a CDS encoding kinase-associated lipoprotein B; this encodes MTDIQIGQIVKGFYKTGVYIGEVTAVKQSTFLVQVKAVLTHPTQGDLHHPKQAEVPFFQERRALAFREQTNIPHHMVKPYNGEIPDYQVSLKEAVEKLKKSLNADDSEWAKKSRACLSSLEKDYFPEDAR